Genomic DNA from Frondihabitans sp. PAMC 28766:
GCACCGTGGCCCGGCCGGGGCGCGCCCCCATGGCGTCGGCGACGGCGACCGGCGGTTTCTCCTGCACCTCGAGCTTCTGCTGCTCGCGGTCGTTCTGGGTCTGCTGCTGCTGTTGCGTCTTGTCGTCGGTGATCAGGTCGCTCCAGTTGTCGATCAGCTGACCGTGGCGCTGCACCGCCCAGCTGGAGCCGCCGGCGGTGTCGTTGAGCACCACCTTCGGGCCGTTGACCTGGAAGGCGAGAGACGCGGACGCCGGCATTGACGGCAGCTTCTGCAACTGGCCCGACGACGTGCAGTCGTTCCAGCCGGCACCGTCGGTCCACGCCGCGTAGGTACAGCCGCCGACGACGACGGGGCGGGCAGGATCACCGGCGCGCCCCGACACGCGCGACGTCACGGCGCCCGAGAAGGAGACGTCGAGAAGCCCCGACGTCGCCGCCACCCGGACGACCGAGCCGGTGTCGGACGACTGCTGGAGCGCCACGCGGCCGGTGACGCGCCCGGACAGGTCGACGCGGTGGCCGTCGACGACGAGGAGGTCGCGCGTGGTGTCGAGCACGGCCCAGTGCCGCCCGACCGACGCGACCTGAAAGGAGTCCGTCTTGCGCATCGAGACTCGCGTCGACGACGAGACGCCGAACGACGAGACCTGGTCGACCCGCGAGAGCTGGCCGCTGTCGGGCGAATAGGCGACGAGGGTTCCGGAGGGCGTGATGCCGGTCACGACGTTCGAGCCGAGGGTGAGCTCGGCCTGCGCAGTCGCGTCGAACGCCGTCAGCTGCGACACCGGGGTCGACCAGAACTCGCCCGTCTTGCCGGACACGATCACGGCGGTGTCGCCGGCGAGCAGGACGTCGGGCGCGTTCGGAGGCAGGGGAACGGTCTGACTCACGGATGCGCTGCTGGTGTCGACGGCGCCCACGGTCGCGTCGCTCTCGTCGAGGAGGAGGACATGATCGGCATCCTGCACCACCGAGAGATCGGTGCCGGTGCTGCGGACGGCTGAGTTCAGCTGAAGGACGGCGGGGTTCGCGCGACCGATCGCGGTCTGCGAGTCGTTGACGACCCAGACCGTGCCATCGGACAGGCTGACGCGCTGCGCCTGATAGCCCGAGCTCGTCAGACCGATCGTCGCCGCCACGGCTGCGATCACCACCGCGACCAGCCCCGTGGCTGCCATGGAGCGGTGCGACAGGAGCCAACGGACGAACCGGCTCACTCGCTGCCCTTCGCCGAGGCGCACTTCTCGGCGCTCTGGGGCCCGTTCTTGCCCGCTCGGTTGACCGTGACCGTGATGCAGACCTGCTGCCCGGGAGTGACCGGGGCCAGGAACGTGTTGGACTGCTGGGTGCTCTTGTTGTCGGTGCCGGACGTCACCACGTACGTGTCATCGGTCTGCAGCCCGGGATTCGCCCAGCTGAACTCGATCGACGAGCCTCTCGTGGTCGCCGAGATGTCGGAGACGCGGGGCAGGTCGGACGAACCCTGTCGGATGAGCACGAGGGCGGCGATGCCGCCGAGCACCAGCACGCAGACGCTGGCGGCGATGAGGAGCCAGGCGAGGTACTGCACGCGCCGCGGAGTGTGTGCCTCGGGGCGGGTGCCGGTGCTGCGCGGGATGGCGTTGCTCAGTGACGCAGCCCCTGCTGCCCCGCCACCCGTGCGCGCCGCACTGTTGCGCACGGCGACGTCGAGCCCGCCCGCGGCGCCGAAGCGCTCGACCGGGCGGCGGCGGCGCTGACGACCGCCGCTGCGAGCCACGGGCACGCCCTCCGAGCCACGCACGCGCGTTCGGTCTTCGAGGTCGGCGACCGTCGCGAGCGCCCAGTCGTCGACGGCCACCTCGAGCGGAGTCTGGGCCACGCCGAGTTCGGATTCGACCTGCTGGAGCTCGCGGACGAACTCGAGGACGCTGCCCTGGCGGTTGTCGGGGCGGTGCGACATCGCCTGGCGGAGGGCCGCCTCGAGGCTCGGCGGAACGTCGGTGCGGCCGATCGGCTGGATCTTGGCCTTCTCGATGCGCTGCATGAGGTCGCTGGAGGTGTTGGTGCCACCCATCACCTCGAACGGGCTGCGCCCGCGAGCAGCGAGTAGACGGTGGC
This window encodes:
- a CDS encoding GPI anchored serine-threonine rich family protein — protein: MMGGTNTSSDLMQRIEKAKIQPIGRTDVPPSLEAALRQAMSHRPDNRQGSVLEFVRELQQVESELGVAQTPLEVAVDDWALATVADLEDRTRVRGSEGVPVARSGGRQRRRRPVERFGAAGGLDVAVRNSAARTGGGAAGAASLSNAIPRSTGTRPEAHTPRRVQYLAWLLIAASVCVLVLGGIAALVLIRQGSSDLPRVSDISATTRGSSIEFSWANPGLQTDDTYVVTSGTDNKSTQQSNTFLAPVTPGQQVCITVTVNRAGKNGPQSAEKCASAKGSE